A section of the Humulus lupulus chromosome 2, drHumLupu1.1, whole genome shotgun sequence genome encodes:
- the LOC133816642 gene encoding uncharacterized protein LOC133816642: MVIRGKDKGETGVVKRVVRSQNRVIVEGKNLVKKHIKQGQGHEGGIFTVEAPLHVSNVQVIDPVTGYVTAFNSV; the protein is encoded by the exons ATGGTAATTAGGGGTAAAGATAAAGGCGAGACTGGTGTTGTTAAGCGTGTTGTTCGTTCTCAGAATCGTGTTATTGTTGAAGGCAAGAATCTG GTTAAGAAGCATATCAAGCAAGGCCAAGGTCATGAAGGTGGGATCTTTACGGTTGAAGCTCCTCTTCATGTTTCAAATGTTCAAGTTATTGATCCAGTCACAGGGTATGTGACTGCCTTCAATTCTGTTTGA